Proteins encoded in a region of the Deltaproteobacteria bacterium genome:
- a CDS encoding four helix bundle protein: MSKETTSSNDKKVFDLEERTARFGEEIVIFAKSLPKDQINGVLLGQIVRSGTSIGANYMEADGAESRKDFYHKIGICKKESKETKHWLRMIAIAVPEKKTECRRLWQEVQELVLIFSSIISKRG, translated from the coding sequence ATGTCAAAGGAAACGACAAGTTCAAATGACAAAAAAGTTTTTGATTTGGAGGAACGAACCGCTCGATTTGGTGAGGAGATCGTCATTTTTGCAAAGTCACTGCCCAAGGATCAGATCAACGGTGTTCTGCTTGGACAAATTGTCCGGTCAGGAACAAGCATAGGCGCCAATTACATGGAAGCAGACGGAGCTGAATCCAGAAAAGATTTTTACCACAAAATCGGCATTTGCAAGAAGGAATCAAAAGAAACAAAGCACTGGTTGAGGATGATCGCGATTGCCGTGCCGGAAAAGAAAACGGAATGCCGGAGGTTGTGGCAAGAAGTTCAAGAACTGGTTTTGATATTTTCATCAATTATCTCAAAGAGAGGCTGA